The Setaria viridis chromosome 6, Setaria_viridis_v4.0, whole genome shotgun sequence genome contains a region encoding:
- the LOC117861554 gene encoding alkane hydroxylase MAH1 has translation MTLQAMALPYLQELVISTLLVVSLCMYIKFWRLRNPLYPMDWPVVGMLPFLVANLHNVHDEFTVVLATYGCNFKARGPVASGMRFFVTADPANVRHIFTSNHANYPKGEDFAEIFDIISGTLFAIDGEAVRQQRAMFQNILSNPRLLALMASCCRDKVVNGLLPFLTRMGSTRTTFDMQDLITRLVFDLTATPIFGVDPGCLSISMPSIHVATAMDTFMEVGLFRHTMPACFWKVMRRLNIGPEKKLAMAQTVMHAFIMEMTEKSKARCADLLDDVWAMDIISADPSVGRDDILLRNVLIFNMIAGRDTLGTTLPWVFYNLARNPRVVSCIRKELAPIASLKATALASNSISSMVVFDPKETEHLVYLQAALLESLRLYPPGPIERKVGIPPTLADDVLPSGHQLCSGETILISIYAMGRMESLWGKDCHVYRPERWLSEDGAKLRYVPSNKFMAFNSGPRMCLGKNIAIAQMKTIVAAVVWNFDMEVLEGQSIEPKLSCILQLKNGLMMMVKQRE, from the exons ATGACATTGCAAGCAATGGCGTTGCCCTACTTGCAAGAACTAGTCATCTCCACACTTCTCGTTGTATCATTGTGCATGTACATTAAGTTCTGGAGGCTGAGAAACCCGTTGTACCCCATGGACTGGCCGGTTGTGGGCATGCTCCCTTTCCTCGTCGCCAATCTCCACAACGTCCACGACGAATTCACTGTCGTCCTTGCCACCTACGGGTGTAACTTCAAGGCGCGAGGGCCGGTAGCAAGTGGCATGCGGTTCTTCGTCACCGCTGACCCGGCAAACGTCCGGCACATCTTCACCTCCAACCATGCAAACTACCCCAAGGGCGAGGATTTTGCTGAAATCTTCGACATCATTAGCGGCACCCTCTTCGCCATTGATGGTGAGGCCGTCCGCCAGCAGAGAGCCATGTTCCAGAACATCTTGAGCAATCCACGGTTACTTGCCTTGATGGCAAGTTGCTGCCGTGACAAGGTGGTGAACGGACTCCTCCCGTTCTTGACCCGCATGGGGAGCACCAGGACAACGTTCGACATGCAGGATTTGATCACAAGGTTGGTGTTCGACCTTACTGCCACGCCGATCTTCGGTGTCGACCCGGGTTGCCTGTCCATCAGCATGCCGTCTATCCATGTTGCAACCGCCATGGACACGTTCATGGAGGTCGGCTTATTCCGGCACACCATGCCGGCTTGTTTCTGGAAGGTGATGAGACGGCTAAACATCGGTCCAGAGAAGAAGCTGGCCATGGCGCAAACAGTGATGCATGCTTTCATCATGGAGATGACTGAGAAGTCGAAAGCCAGGTGCGCCGATCTCCTTGATGATGTGTGGGCCATGGACATTATTTCTGCTGACCCATCAGTGGGCAGAGACGATATCCTACTACGTAATGTACTCATCTTTAacatgatcgccgggcgggacACGCTTGGTACCACGCTACCGTGGGTATTCTACAACCTCGCCAGGAACCCCCGTGTGGTCTCTTGCATCCGCAAGGAACTGGCACCCATCGCATCACTGAAGGCCACTGCTCTCGCCTCCAATAGCATCAGTAGTATGGTCGTCTTTGATCCAAAGGAGACTGAACACCTAGTCTACCTTCAGGCAGCCTTATTGGAGTCGCTCAGGTTGTACCCACCAGGCCCGATCGAGCGCAAGGTG ggcatacctccaacactagcCGACGATGTGCTCCCAAGTGGTCACCAGTTGTGCTCCGGAGAAACCATCCTGATCTCCATCTATGCGATGGGTAGAATGGAATCCCTGTGGGGCAAGGATTGCCATGTGTACCGTCCGGAGAGGTGGCTGTCCGAGGACGGTGCTAAACTGCGTTACGTGCCGTCCAATAAATTCATGGCGTTTAACTCAGGGCCGAGGATGTGCCTTGGCAAGAACATAGCAATTGCGCAGATGAAGACCATCGTTGCCGCGGTGGTCTGGAACTTTGATATGGAGGTGTTGGAAGGGCAGAGCATCGAGCCAAAGCTGTCGTGCATTCTGCAATTGAAGAACGGGCTCATGATGATGGTTAAACAGAGAGAGTAA